From the genome of Pseudomonas yamanorum, one region includes:
- a CDS encoding HepT-like ribonuclease domain-containing protein encodes MTSNRIGDYLEHIRQASSDAITFVDGLSKPEFFEDKRTQQAVIMSLIIIGEASTKIMDQHPEFAAAQPQVPWRSMRGMRNRIAHGYFDINLEVVWDTVQHALPELLSNLPAAPA; translated from the coding sequence ATGACGTCAAATCGTATTGGTGATTACCTGGAGCACATACGCCAGGCATCATCTGACGCGATTACCTTTGTCGACGGTTTGAGCAAGCCTGAGTTTTTTGAAGACAAGCGTACTCAGCAAGCCGTGATCATGAGTTTGATCATCATCGGCGAAGCGTCGACCAAAATAATGGATCAACATCCAGAGTTTGCAGCCGCCCAACCGCAGGTGCCTTGGCGCAGTATGCGAGGGATGCGCAACCGGATTGCCCATGGTTACTTCGATATAAATCTTGAAGTGGTATGGGACACGGTCCAGCACGCGCTACCTGAGCTGCTGAGCAACCTGCCAGCCGCACCCGCCTGA
- a CDS encoding nucleotidyltransferase family protein: MKPSTALDLKRVAVREVVGRFRTSNPRVFGSVLLGTDKEGSDLDLLVDALPGTTLFDLGGLQVELEDLLGVNVDLLTPGDLPLKFRAQVLAEARPV; the protein is encoded by the coding sequence ATGAAACCTTCAACCGCCCTTGATCTCAAGAGAGTGGCCGTGCGTGAAGTGGTCGGGCGCTTTCGCACCTCCAATCCCAGGGTATTCGGCTCTGTTTTACTCGGTACCGACAAAGAGGGCAGCGATCTCGATTTGCTGGTTGATGCACTTCCGGGTACCACGCTTTTTGACCTTGGCGGGCTTCAGGTTGAGTTGGAGGATTTGTTGGGGGTCAACGTTGACCTGCTGACGCCTGGCGACCTGCCATTGAAGTTTCGTGCCCAAGTCTTGGCAGAGGCCAGGCCTGTATGA
- a CDS encoding short-chain fatty acid transporter, with translation MADAIEDSRYARFALRCSNFAERWFPDSWVFAALAVIIVAVATLGMGAAPTEAAKAFGDGFWSLIPFTMQMAFVVIGGYVVASSPPAVKLIDRLARIPKNGRSAVAWVALISMVASLLNWGLSLVFGGLLVRALARRTDLRMDYRAAGAAAYLGLGAVWALGLSSSAAQLQANPASLPPSILSITGMIPFTETIFLWQSGVLLLALIVVSLIIAYATAPGPNSARDAKACGVDPAFNLPKPHPPTRPGEWLEHSPLLTILLALLAAGWLFHEFSTKPAISAISGLNTYNFLFLMVGALLHWRPRSFLDAVARAVPTTTGVLIQFPLYGSIAALMTVVKGSDGATLAHHISTFFTSIASHDTYALLMGVYSAVLGFFIPSGGGKWIIEAPYVMQVANDLEYHLGWAVQIYNAAEALPNLINPFYMLPLLGVLGLKARDLIGFSFVQLLVHTPLVLFLLWALGTTLKYLPPVMP, from the coding sequence GTGGCCGATGCTATCGAAGACAGCCGCTACGCCCGATTTGCCCTGCGTTGTTCAAACTTCGCCGAGCGCTGGTTCCCGGACTCCTGGGTGTTTGCCGCCCTCGCCGTGATTATTGTCGCGGTGGCGACCCTGGGCATGGGCGCCGCGCCGACCGAGGCCGCCAAGGCGTTTGGTGACGGTTTCTGGAGTTTGATCCCGTTCACCATGCAAATGGCCTTTGTGGTGATTGGCGGCTACGTGGTCGCCAGCTCCCCACCCGCCGTGAAACTGATCGACCGCCTAGCGCGCATCCCGAAGAACGGCCGCTCTGCGGTGGCGTGGGTGGCGCTGATTTCGATGGTTGCCTCGTTGCTCAACTGGGGCCTGTCTTTGGTGTTCGGCGGTTTGCTGGTGCGTGCACTGGCCCGTCGTACGGATTTGCGCATGGACTATCGCGCGGCCGGTGCTGCGGCCTACCTCGGTCTCGGTGCCGTTTGGGCGCTGGGGCTGTCGTCGTCCGCGGCGCAGTTGCAGGCCAACCCGGCCAGTTTGCCGCCGTCGATTCTGTCGATCACCGGGATGATTCCGTTCACGGAGACGATCTTTCTGTGGCAATCCGGCGTGCTGTTGCTGGCACTGATCGTGGTCTCACTGATCATCGCCTACGCCACCGCGCCCGGGCCGAACTCCGCCCGTGATGCCAAGGCCTGCGGGGTCGACCCGGCCTTCAACCTGCCCAAGCCGCATCCGCCAACCCGCCCGGGCGAATGGCTGGAACACAGCCCGTTGCTGACCATCCTGCTGGCGTTGTTGGCGGCCGGGTGGCTGTTCCATGAGTTTTCGACCAAGCCGGCGATCAGCGCGATCTCGGGGCTCAACACCTATAACTTCCTGTTCCTGATGGTGGGTGCGTTGCTGCACTGGCGCCCGCGCAGCTTCCTCGATGCAGTGGCCCGTGCGGTGCCGACCACCACCGGGGTGCTGATCCAGTTCCCGTTGTATGGCTCGATTGCGGCGTTGATGACCGTGGTGAAAGGCAGTGACGGCGCGACCCTGGCGCACCATATTTCGACCTTCTTCACCTCGATCGCGTCCCACGACACCTACGCGCTGTTGATGGGCGTGTACTCGGCGGTGCTGGGCTTCTTTATCCCGTCGGGCGGCGGCAAGTGGATCATCGAGGCGCCGTACGTGATGCAGGTCGCCAATGACCTGGAATATCACCTGGGCTGGGCGGTGCAGATCTACAACGCCGCCGAAGCGCTGCCGAACCTGATCAACCCGTTCTATATGCTGCCGCTGCTGGGCGTGCTGGGGCTGAAGGCGCGGGACTTGATCGGCTTTTCGTTTGTGCAGTTGCTGGTGCATACGCCGCTGGTGTTGTTCCTGCTGTGGGCGTTGGGCACGACGCTTAAATATTTGCCGCCGGTGATGCCTTAA